One Hevea brasiliensis isolate MT/VB/25A 57/8 chromosome 6, ASM3005281v1, whole genome shotgun sequence genomic window, GGCTAAGTCTTTTATGTCCACTTTTTTCACTACTTACACATATTTCTCTCCACTACTCTACTATCCATAACCACCTATACCATAACCTTCTATAACTACTCACTTATATCACTTTGTCCACTTTCCTACTTCTCCACTGCAGAAATTAGATTTATAAATACTCATTTGAGATGACATTTGAATTTTCCATTTCAttaccttatatatatatatatatatatatatatatagaaaatctacAATCAAGGGCCTTTTGCCCACTCTTAAATTAaatcttttttttcctttaatattTTTCAACTTTTTTCACTGATTGTTGAGTAATTTTTATAGTCCGTCCCTGAATGTTGTCCTTGTTTCACTCCCATTCTTTCACTccaatttgttaaaaaaaaattcctgAACTTTAATTTTTATAGTCCGTCCCTGAATGTTGTCCTTATTTCACTCCCATTCTTTCACTccaatttgttaaaaaaaaaattcctgaACTTTAATGTTGGTAGGTTTCAAATTTAATAAAACAATGAAATTACTTTTCtcttttttacttcattttttcCCACATTCAAAACATATTGGCCGTTTTCAATCACctgaattattataaaaattctaATGTCATTACTATGATCTGTTTTTTGAAAATGAGAATTTATCCTTCATCAGAAAGTGGCGAAACTACAATTGTAAATATCATACGGTATTTTGAGAGATTTTTTAATATAGAGACCTTTTATTGTAagttaaaatgattttttttttacaattaaatttaagaattttttagtaataaattaaaattaaaggacaAAAGCGAAATAtaagataaaatttaaaaatgaactataaaaattacccctatttaaaaaaaataaccaagcaagaaaattaataaaattggaATTTAATCAAAAGAGAGAGATCAAGAGAGAGAAACACGGAAGAGGTGGTGGAAACTGGGGGAAGCGTGATGTGAAAACAAAGACAGAAATATGGTGCAATTAGGCAATTCTTCAAACTCCTCACAAATGTTATTGCATGACAAATTTACGATCAAAACCCATAAATTACTGTTGTTTCACTTTGCAAAACTAATAAAAAGCCAAGAAAATAaggaataaataaatgaataagtgTATGCAAACAACCTTGGATTTACTGAACGTTTAGATTTACATATAAAATTGTAAAGAATCTGACAAAgaatttagagaaaaaaaaaaaaagaataaaggcGTGGCAGCAAAATTAGATACCTACTGGCTGAACATTTAAATTCTCATTTCATTATTATGaaacataaaaaaattaaggaacataaaaaaataaaggaaacttGTGatctataatatacaaatatagtATTTAGAGCAAAATGGAATCCGAAAATTTTTGGGCATTTCTGAATTATCAGTTCACCTGAGAAAGAACTTCCAAACATCTCTCTCAGTCATCTCCTTCACTAAATGGGCTCCAAAAATGCCCTCTTCATCTACCAGATTCTTCAGTTGCCTTGCTCCATTGTTGAAACCAATATAATTTCTCTTTGTTGCCAAGTATAATACTCCATATGGTGGCCTCAAGCACTGCTtattcaaaaataaataaaattaaatatagaaCTATACAAAACACACTATTAGCATCCAAATTTTGATTTATAAAAACATTATTTGCAGTTAGTCATCTATCCATGGCTAACATCCGTGttgattttcaacttaatcagaTACTAACTAGGGTATTTACACTTTACATTATCAGGATCAAAATACTTATCAGTAACATCAAATCCAGAGATTGAGAGCTAGGGGAAAAGTTATGGATATCTAAAGAGCTTAATTAACCACACAGGCAAGTGAGCTTCCTATTCCAGCATTCGGCAGTATGCTACCAACACTACCATTGATATATTATTGAACTTCAGAACCTAATAATTTACTTGTTCATTTTATCATTGGCCATGTCTGTTATTGTCACAGAAACTTAACTGAACTTGTATAGTTTTTCAtcaagttttgaaattttagtcATCAGGAAATTAACCAACTACATACAGTGTTTTCAATGATTCACATAAAAGGTGAATGAAGTCTAAGTTTTTGCTATCCAAGACTTATACCAAATAAAGAATTTTTTCCCTATGTTCTCTCAAACTCCATGTTATATGTCTTGTCACCTTAGTCAATGGATTGCTAATGCAGATGGTGCTTTCATATAAACAAAACAAAAGAATTATGCAACAAGAAACCAACCTTTTTAATGAGAGCATATAGCTTTTTCAAAGAGGTCACCGAGTATGGGATATCTGTCATCAGAATAACATCATACCCGCCTTCACCATGATCTGTCTCACTAGCCCTCTCCCATGCACGGCTTCCTGAAAGCTTTCTTGATCGCCTTGAGGAAGTTTCCTGACCTATGATGCTACCATCTTGGCTACTACACCCATCCATGAAATCCTCCTCGGACAAGCTCTGGCTCATCCCTGTTGTCACTTCGAAGGCATCATTCCTCACAATAGACAAGACTGTTGGAAGTTCTTCCCAGTCCCCAGCATAGAAATGCACTGATGGGGAAAGAGGATATCTTGATGGAGTAAGAGGGCTCTCTGGCTGTCGGCTCTGCCTGTCCCTAGCTTGCTCAAGATTAGCAAGGACATTTGGTATAGTTGTGCACCTTATGGTTTCTGCATTCAGGTCTTGAAAGTGTACTGTGCAAGCTCCCTGTCAAACAGCTAGTTAGCTTCTACTGACATAATGTCAATGAAGAATGAAGATATCATAAAAGTCTATACTCATCATGTGTCATTTAAGAAAAGATAAGAGAGAgcaggaaaaaaaaatcaatcccaTTCAATTCATTGGTTTTTACAAGGATAGGAATAACTTTTAAATCATTCAATTTAAACTTAAAAAAACTGCGTGACCTCCTCAGATTTAAAGGGATTGCAGAAGGGAACATCAGATTagttttatttgaattatatgtATTGTACAAGTGCTTTCAATTATGAAACAATACCCGAAGCATATTAGCTATCTATATGAAACTCAGAACGATCATTTGGCTTTCCATCTTAAGAGTCTTAAGAGGAAGTGAGGAACTTAGTAAAACAAGTGGTTTACAAGCAAATAATACTTAACATTCAAGACAATATGCAAAATCTCCATTCAGCTTATGACCCAAATAATAGTTGCTCCCacataaacaaataaaaataaaaagcacTGAATTTTCTATGACACAAAAGCTAGTTAAAGTTAAAAGGCTAAATTTGACAAGAAATGAGCCATTATATTCATGTGTTCAGACGTGATAATAACTTGAGAATCAACAACTAATAGAAAGAATGCTGTAATATGGTCAATGGCATATACCTTGAGGCAAGCGAAAATCCCTGGAAGTCCATAGCCACAACCAAGCTGTAAAAATCACCAAATAAGGAGATCAACTGTCAGCCGATATTGTTCATTACTTTAAATGAAAAAAGAGTTATTATAGCTGCATGATATCAAGGAAAGATTGCAGCTCCTACATCTCCTCAGGAAAGGAAAGTAATAACAGTACTTGATTGTTCAAAAATGACAGATGAAAActaataagaaaatttaaaagtaCAGATCAGATGCACAACTAGGACATTGATCTGAATCCGGAACATATTTAAtaaagaaaacataaaaatataaCTTTCCAATCACAGGCTCCAACAATGTATTTTTTGAAATTGGATATTGATAACAAATAATAAATTCTGAATTAGGTTTAATCTAGGCAATGCCAGCCAATTGCTTTTAGTCTATTATAATGCCACAAAAAAGATATCAAATTAGAGAACATAGAAATAACCGCAGGCTCTAATAACGTTTTGACTTTCCAGCAAGATATAGGTAACCGATAAAATATTTTCAAACCAATTTAACCTAGACAAAAGCCAACAAATTCTTCTCCATCTAATATAATGCTGCCAAAATAACTAGTTTCTCATAGCATCTGTATAATTAGAATATGATTGTTCATGATAAGACGATGGTATCTCATGTATCCAATGTATTATCAAATACTGGATTttgctaaataattaaaaatgtctaTCTGCATGCACACACAGGCATATGTGTTGTGGCAAGTTCAGTAACTTATTAAGACCTCTCTAGACCATGAATGCAACCAGTAGGACTTTAAAACATAAAGTCAAAGTATAGAAATATCAAGCAGCAAAAAATTTCAGTAACTTAATTACCTCAAGTACCCTCTTGCCTCTAAAGCTCAGTTGTCCATCACGAATCTCATGCTTAAGGACATTTACAAGATCAATAGAGCTGTCCCAATATTTCATAGACCCTGCAAAATCAGAAGGTATAGCCATCACCACCTGAGCTGATCCAATAATTTGAATTTTTGTACACTGAAGTATATCATTGTActctgtatgtgtgtgtgtgtgtgtgtgtgtgtgtgtgtgtgtgtaaagagagagagagagagagagagaaagagagagagactcTGAAAATTGAATTGATCAATTTTATTTTGAAGTGCATGTTGAAAATCTGATATACTTACCATCAGATTTTGAGGATATAGTTTCAGAACCAGTGAACCCAATAATATCAGCAACACTAACTTTTCCCTGTAAGAAAGATTCA contains:
- the LOC110644490 gene encoding uncharacterized protein LOC110644490; its protein translation is MRAPSLLAQCLLGLVPQDRASHCIANVSDRDVHLPSPAVEILPSKMAHPYKYAGENVELQGLNVFKGKVSVADIIGFTGSETISSKSDGSMKYWDSSIDLVNVLKHEIRDGQLSFRGKRVLELGCGYGLPGIFACLKGACTVHFQDLNAETIRCTTIPNVLANLEQARDRQSRQPESPLTPSRYPLSPSVHFYAGDWEELPTVLSIVRNDAFEVTTGMSQSLSEEDFMDGCSSQDGSIIGQETSSRRSRKLSGSRAWERASETDHGEGGYDVILMTDIPYSVTSLKKLYALIKKCLRPPYGVLYLATKRNYIGFNNGARQLKNLVDEEGIFGAHLVKEMTERDVWKFFLR